Below is a window of Salvelinus fontinalis isolate EN_2023a chromosome 31, ASM2944872v1, whole genome shotgun sequence DNA.
TCCTGAAAGACAAATAGAGGCTCCCACAAAGTCACTGTCAAAAAAATGGCATCACATTTAGTGAGTGCCAACTGACATAACGCTACATAAGTTTTCCCCGTGACTTTGCCTAACCGGTTGTCAAACTGGGGGCAATTCAGTTGGTTTGCCCACTTGCAGCGAGCGGTAACATGTTTTTGACTTAGCCGCCCCACTTATTCTTGCAACATAGAAACCAATGGGAATCCTCACCATCACCCCTGGTCTATTGGCAAAAGGATGCTGTCATCATGGCTTCCGGTTAGGTCAGCCAAGGGTCAAGGGGCATAGGTCACACACACATTGTAAGGTGAAAGCCAAGGCCAAACGGGACAGGCAGTCTCATCTTAGCCAGTCATCTTAGCCTCTATGGACTCGGACTCAGCCTCAGCCCGCAGCTGGACTCTTTCAAATTGAAACATCAAGGACTTTGTTAATACTGAAATCAAACGTAAAATACAATTCACATGTAATGGTATTTAATGATACAGCTAGGCTACATGGTGACAAAGCCGTGACTTCATATTAGCTAAATACAGTTTTATATATGTGTTTACAATTCCACCAGGAAAGAAAACACTAGAAACATGGTTTCATTACAGCTAAATAAAACAGTAGTTGTCTGCGCCAAGTTGGGTCAAACTTGGACCATACTCAATGGTGACACTCTTATACTAACATGACATACTATATGGCAATGGTGAAACCATTGAGTATTGGCGAGCTAGGTCAAACTCCACTTTAGGATCACAGGTCTGCGTGTATAGGGTCCACATTCACATTTCCTTGATCCACTGGGAAAGGGCAGAAGGAACATTGAAATAGATTGTACTTACTGCGACCACCCCCGCCACCACTATATCCATCTCGGTCGCGCCGCGGTCCTCTTGCATGTTCCACGGTCACACGCTCCCCGCACAACTCCTTGCCATTCAGTTCATATACAGCGTCATCCGCATCGCGATTGTCCTCAAACTCTACAAAGCCatatctaaaatatatatttttaaagttaATAAGCTTGTCTTCGGGTAGCAATGACTGCAAATCTAATGAGTATGAAGACGGTGATACTAATTTCAGACAGAAGACGTGGTATGTTTTAACCCCTACTAATTTAAAAATAGCGTTATACCAcaaacctggtaaaataaataaattagtggGCTCATTGCCTGTGCATGAAAGGGTCTTTCAGGCAACAAGCTAATTGGCTAACTATCTAACTTTTGGGTAGCTAACGGTTACATGGCGCACAAAAAAAAAGAACGGTCTGCAGTGAAGCCAAACAAGCAGCCATTTTGAacacgctaacgttagctacctaacTAGGCAAGTTCTTTACAAAACATTAAACGCTTTAGTAAAGCCAATGTGAATCTAATAACCACTAACGTTACCTAGTTGCTATTACATGCACGAATAGCAACATAATTGAAAGTCAAATGTGAATGTAGCTAGTTATTTCACGTATATttttgggagagctagctaaccgAAATCAAGTACTTATGAAGCTAACGTTCGCTAGCTAACGTTCGCTTTTTCAGCCCTGTGTTGTTCAACTGACTCTCATATGCTCAACTTGAACTTACCCATTTTTCAGATCAATTTCCATGACCTTTCCGTAGCCATTGAAAAACCGCTGAATGTCTTTTTCTCGAGCATGATAACTTAGTTTTCCAACATAGACGCGGGGCATGACTATTTATCCTCGGATGGCTTCTCCAACTGATAACAAAATACCGTTTACAAAAGAGAAATCGCTGACTTCGGTTGTTTTATGTAGACCTTGACGTCAAGAATCATCGTCGCGAGAATACACGAATTCACACTCCAGAGTCTGTCATATGCCGCGTTCAAATGCTAGTCGGAACTACGAAACTCGGAAATGTCCGAGTTGCCGATTCGTTGAATGTGTCATGTGTATAACAATAACCATTTAGCACGTCGCAAATTTCCGAGTTTCCTAGTACCAACCAACATCTCAACGCTGCAATAGAGTGTGAAAATGGTATCATCTAAACCTGTCAGTAGGTCTGCATGTCCCAGTATCTCTAAATGatccttgttttttttttttttactttatttaactaggcaagtcagttaagaacaaattcttatttacaatgacggcctaccccggccaaactctcaGGATCCCTAGTAGTCTGTAGTAGTAGGCTACTAGAACATAGAACTAAACTGAATTTCCACCAGTATTTTTCAATCTATCGTACAGAGCAGTTTAGTTCTGTATTCTAGTAGCCTACTAAAGACAAGGAGAATTGAGATATTGGGACTTGCACACATTGATGCCAAATACGTGACCCTTTAATAGAAATCCCTTTAATAGAATGGGTAAAACAGGGTAAAAATGCAACATGTTCAACAATAATGAATATCTTTAGATTAGTTACAGGAGCACAGTATACCATGTACAtatacgttaccagcaaaaaatattgtaatcagattagatACTTTTTTAAAAACTGGATGATTAtttcgaggattacttttaaattcagaaaggatgtgaCACTGTTTTCTCAATGATATTCAAATCAACATTGAAAAAAGACACAAGATTCAATTTGTTCCATCTGAGCatgtctgaccacaagtcagaccgctatgatgacacaccgaatgtgtttgatggatcacggggaaagagcaggaataggtttgactacagtccaagctatgtcttccgatggtgcgactgctgtcggcatccaaagattatccaatttgaataaacgcttggaggtcaggacgacagcagtggtgtagtctacggatATCACGTTTCATTGATATCTACaaagcgcattgatgtgaatttttggacttataaattaattaCATATAGACAGGGGCAATAAAaatgtgaaccctttagaattacttggatttctgcataaattgttcATAAAAACTTGATCTGATCttgatctaagtcacaacaatagacaaacatagtctgCTTATACTAATAACACCCAAAAAATTATAgtttgtctttattgaacacaccgtataaacattcacagtgtaggttggaaaatgtatgtgaaccctttgattTAATAATTGATTGACCCTCCTTTGACAGCAATAAACTCAACCaaggttttctgtagttgtggatcagacctgcacaacggtcaggaggaagtttggaccattcatctttacaaaactgtttcagttcagcaatattcttgggatgtctggtgtgaaccgctcttgaggtcatgccacagcatctcattcggctttgaggtcaggactctaactgggccactccagaaggcgtattttcttctgttgaagccattctgttgttgatttacattggtgttttgggtcgttgtcctgttgcatcactcaacttctgttgagcttcaatacACAgacagccttacattctcctgcaaaatgtcatgatcaacagaaaaatgaattcccaagtttatgatagcaagctgtccaggccctgaggcagcaaatcaGTCCCAAACCAGGACTCTCCCTCCACCAtaatttacagttgggatgaggttttaatattggtgtgctgtgcctttttttccctccacacatagtgttgtgtgttccttccaaacaactcaactgtagtttcatctgtccatatttttgccagtagcgctgtggaacatccaggtgctcttttgcgaacttcagacgtgcagcaatgggtTTTTTGCAcatcagtggcttcttccgtggtgtcctcccatgaacaccattcttgtttagtgttttacgtatcgtagactcgttaACAGATGTTAGCATTCTTTCTATGATTCTTCTTAACCtaattgagcattctgcgctgtgctcttgcagtcatctttgcaggacggccactcatagggagagtagcaacattGCTGGACTTTCTCCATtaatagacaatttgtcttaccgtggactgatgaacatcaaggcttttagagatagtTTCCACCTTTATGCAAgttaacaattcttaatcttaggtcttctgagatctcttttgttcgaggcatggttcacatgaggcaatgcttcttgtgaatagcaaactcaaaatTTGTGAGTGTTTTCTATAGGGCAGGGcatctctaaccaacatctccaatctcattgattggactccaggttagctgaatcctgactccaattagcttttagaGAAGtcagcctaggggttcacatactttttccaacttaCACtgtgtttaaattatgtattcaatatagacaagaaagatacaataatgtgtgtgttattagttcaAGCACACTGCGTTTGtccattgttgtgacttagatcaagatcagatcaaattttattatcaaaatttatgcagaaattcagGTAATTTCAAAGTTcccatactttttcttgccactgtatccaTTGTTTCCTAAATAATATAACTTATGAACTTATGAGtacaactgtcacactccataagaactcaaaatataagcttgtttttgtccaatgtttgtaaacattgtaaatgtaaacgacactgtatagcctcataacatgtttaaatcaatattttttatatcatggatggtcagtcctggcatccacagctctgtctattaatctgaaagtggttgcatttctccaggcccttccctcagctttttaccaaaacagaggcggggcgaccgttttgttactgtttcatctgtggatttgccctttaaacagctgcatattatcaagatatcaaagtgtcaccaacaaaaagtaaacaataggcctatagcaaatgcagcatatggcattcatttttcactaGTAAATAGCAATTTTCATTactgctcaaagcatgccattccaagagcacagcatttatttttcaactcaaatcaatgagcccaatcagtcctacatgactacaaaatcctagacaacagagtagggctggctaataagtccttcgttttggggttatgctcaggtaaaacaatttgtctaatctatacttccatatttccaagtcctattcttgaagatcaaggggggtaacatttattggaatgactggaattctgatagattGGTTTTtcatgtaaagatataatttataACTTAATCGTATTATTGTATGTAGTAGAAGGTGATTGGTtggaagcctacataaccaacccacaaagtaaaatgtaacatccatataactatgtaaactttaacattgatttatcctgcaataggtgtcgttcaattggtaacatacatttttgtcttcttctaatacctcttaaggggaaagtaatctaaaagtaaccaGATTGTTACTAAATTTGGGCAATCCacaagttacgttactgattacaattttggacaggtaagtAGTAACGGCaacagattacatttaaaaaGTAACTTACCCAACCCCGGTTCTATGCATTCCTGCTTAGTGTTCTAAACATTGTGCCCCATTGCACTGGGTATGTGCAAGTGTAAAATAGATGAGCATGAAAAAATGTGTTGCAAAAACCAGTCGGACAGAACAGTTTAACTTGTCTTTATTTACTAATTTATTTAATTCTTCAATGTCATTCAATTGTACAACAACGTAACAGAGCAGAAAAAAACATTACCATGCAATCATGGCATCAGttaccaggtttccatccaaccttgaTATGTGCGTAAAGTACGTTGGATAAAACATTtaatgacaggcctgatggaaacagcaacTTTGTCGGTAAACTTTtaaaatgtcgacaaaacaataTGCTAGACGTGGCATATTTTGTTTGTAAACGTAATTATGCGAGTAATGGCGTTGGAAATGATTTATGCGCAAattttgatataataaccatcatatctaagtaaacttggagtcatgcgatgaaataagttatgataaACTTCACAGGGCGGGGCTGTgcacagtgatgagctttgaTGCTTCTTTCCAATAAATGTTGAGGGTCTTATGAGGTGACATGATctatgcttggctgccgtttgataAATACAAATAATCTTGCTCTTTTGACCATAATAATCTTATTGTGTAGTAGGCTaaacccacactgtatctgtgagctgttagCTGGAGCGCACGTGCCTAGGGCCACATTCGCTATATAACAAAcatttttgtgacaaaaccataaAGAGTTGAAAAtttgatggaaacccatttcatttgaAATTTTTATTTAGTACATGGTAATTTAACGACAAAAGTTATTTGtatgtgcactatgtcatcaaGCACAGCCTTCTTTCTACCCACACCAATCAATtggatggaaacatctctggtggaaaaATGCACATATTGTTTTCAGATTTTGTTTTAGCAGATTtaagaatattcacatgaaaaatctgtcaccaattcaatggaaacctagctactgacaATAGAAAATAAAATATCAGATATTACAAAACAATATCATCTCCTCACTCTCCAACCCCTATTTGGATGCATGTGGCTGGGACAGAGAGCCAGGCCAATGCCAAGTAGATGAAAGACCTCCAGTGATTGGTCTTTTTGCAAGCAGCAGCTCCACCACTGGTGTTGGCACAGGATAGGAACAGAGTCGTGCAGGCATGACGTGTGCGTTTGACAAACCTCCATTTTGCAAACAACAGGATAGACAGGACAGATCTAGAGACATGAGGAAATATACAAAAAGTCATTAAGTCTGTTGCTTTCAAGTCTTTCCTTGTCCGCCAATACACATGTGGTTCTAGATTTCTTAAGCATAGAATGTCTTGTAAAGGTCACCATAGAGGTGCCCAAAGGCGATTGATGTGTTGAAAATCACAGGCAGTCTGACTCACCATTTCTTATTCCGAGGTTTCAGCTCCTCAGTAGCATTACGCAGAAAGATGTAGTTCTTTTTCTGAGGGTTGTAGTACTCGTGCCCCTGAGGTTTAACACAAAATGTATCAATTTAACTTATTCAAAATAATGCCTGGCCATTTTGAAGGAATAGAATGAGTCTTAAAATCAACCAATCATAACATGAGGTACGAGACGAAATGTTACCTTTGACCAGTCATAGCTAGAGGCGTAGGCAAAGATGTTGCCGTTGTTGTTGAACGAGCAAGCTGTGATTGGCTGGTCCAGCTGCTCCGAGGTCTTCAGCTTGGTACGGGCGTCTTTATCCCAGAAGCTAAAGCGACCGTCAGACCCAACAGTCGCCAGTGTACCGTGGACAGGGTGGAAGGAGATGGCATTCACCTGTTTGATCAGAAACAGCAAGCTTTTTGCATTAAAAAACACCCCAACATCTTTCGCTTCCTACTGACTGTAGCCAAACTAATATGAAAGCAGGGTGGAGAGCACAAGCTGCACTCACAGCATAGATATCTTGTGGTGTGGCTGTGTTGGTTCCATTCGACCTGTGGCACTTGAAGGTGAAGTTATCCTTGGCTCTACAACACAAAAACACAGTGTGGCGAGTACGGTGCCTTGGGTGATAGCTAAGGTCTTTCTCACAGTTTGTAAGGAAAAGCACGTTTTGTGGGACTCACGGGTTAGGAGGGTTGATGTAGTGAATGGCGACTCGCCCTTCAATGCTCCCAAGAGCAAATCCAGCAGGCTTGTTCTGTTTGTCCTTAAAGATGGCTATGCAGCGGTGCTGATACAGGGAGACAGAAGAGGTGGTGTTAGGGTGTACATCACAGGCATTAACTACTCAATAATAACTGATAATCAATGGAAACTGCACACTGTGAAAAGGTGAGTGTAATATGTGCGAGGCAGAAAAAGTGTATAGTAGACAGTCCTGTAAATGTATtggtctttttttatttaaccttgatTTATCCAGGAAGACTTATTTTAGGGAGACCTGTAAGTCACCTGGTATGTGAAACCAGTCACCTGGTGTTTGAGTGGTGAGTCTATCCTCCTGAACTCGGACGGCTGGTTCTCAAGCTGATATACAATCAAGCCTCGCTCTGCCGATGCTACCACTGCCATGGGATACACCTGAAAACAACAGCAGCCAGCTCACCAATCAGCAGACAACACATGGCGTATAAAACCAGGACACATCAGACTTTTATCTAAAATGTTTTGAACATTTAACTGCTGAACACAATTCAAAATCACTAGTCGGTCCTCGCTATTCAGTTATTACCGAAAACCACTTAAAGAATATTAAATCACTGGAGCTTTAGCACTAGGTCCTCACCACATCTGCACAGTAGCACCTCTCCGGCAGCTGCAGGGACATCATTGGGTTGGGCGAACGG
It encodes the following:
- the LOC129830333 gene encoding mRNA export factor isoform X1, whose product is MSLFGASTGFGAGGFGAATTDTHNPMKDVEVTSPPDDSISCLAFSPPAMPGNFLIGGSWANDVRCWEVQDNGQTVPKAQQMHTGPVLDVCWSEDGSKVFTASCDKTAKMWDLNSNQAIQIAQHDAPIRTVHWIKAPNYNCIMTGSWDKTLKFWDTRSPNPMMSLQLPERCYCADVVYPMAVVASAERGLIVYQLENQPSEFRRIDSPLKHQVTGFTYQHRCIAIFKDKQNKPAGFALGSIEGRVAIHYINPPNPAKDNFTFKCHRSNGTNTATPQDIYAVNAISFHPVHGTLATVGSDGRFSFWDKDARTKLKTSEQLDQPITACSFNNNGNIFAYASSYDWSKGHEYYNPQKKNYIFLRNATEELKPRNKK
- the LOC129830333 gene encoding mRNA export factor isoform X2, yielding MSLFGASTGFGAGGFGAATTDTHNPMKDVEVTSPPDDSISCLAFSPPAMPGNFLIGGSWANDVRCWEVQDNGQTVPKAQQMHTGPVLDVCWSEDGSKVFTASCDKTAKMWDLNSNQAIQIAQHDAPIRTVHWIKAPNYNCIMTGSWDKTLKFWDTRSPNPMMSLQLPERCYCADVVYPMAVVASAERGLIVYQLENQPSEFRRIDSPLKHQHRCIAIFKDKQNKPAGFALGSIEGRVAIHYINPPNPAKDNFTFKCHRSNGTNTATPQDIYAVNAISFHPVHGTLATVGSDGRFSFWDKDARTKLKTSEQLDQPITACSFNNNGNIFAYASSYDWSKGHEYYNPQKKNYIFLRNATEELKPRNKKW